One genomic window of Nicotiana sylvestris chromosome 10, ASM39365v2, whole genome shotgun sequence includes the following:
- the LOC104236148 gene encoding pentatricopeptide repeat-containing protein At1g71060, mitochondrial-like, with product MSLHRSLLRIPKTLITPFRKLVPFFQINYYSVNTHVISNVNDQNLNPKNPKIVQEAERICKILLNTTCSTKCVTDALGSVSVNVSPLLVEEVVKKLSNSGVLALSFFRWAEKQNGFVHTSESYHGLIEALGKIKQFKMVWILVDELKKKGLLCKESFALISRRYARARKVKEAIEAFERMEKYGLVVELQDFNRLLDTLSKSRNVGKAQEVFDKWKNKRKFKPNIKSYTILLEGWGGEKNLLRLNEVYQEMKADDIEPDVVSYGIMIHAHCKVKKYGEAIELLREMERKKIRVTPHVYCTLINGLGSEKRLVEALKYFELYKGSGFDLEVFTFNAMVGAYCWSMRMDDAYKLLDEMRRSKIGPNTRTYDIILHHLIKARRTNEAYLVFQKMSNDPGCEPTVSTYEIMVRMFCNEDRTDMALRVWDQMKARGVLPGMHMFSTLINSFCHENRLDDACTYFQEMLDMGMRPPLPLFDNLKRALPEEGKEDTVKALWRKLEKLRKSNLVG from the coding sequence ATGAGTCTCCATCGATCCCTTCTTCGCATACCTAAAACCCTAATAACCCCCTTTCGCAAATTAGTGCccttttttcaaattaattattaTTCAGTAAATACCCATGTCATTTCTAATGTTAATGACCAAAATCTAAatcccaaaaacccaaaaattgTCCAAGAAGCAGAAAGAATCTGCAAAATTTTATTGAACACCACCTGTTCGACGAAATGTGTAACTGATGCTTTGGGTTCGGTTTCAGTAAATGTGAGTCCTTTATTAGTTGAGGAGGTTGTAAAGAAGCTCAGCAATTCTGGGGTTTTAGCATTGTCTTTTTTCCGTTGGGCTGAGAAACAGAACGGTTTCGTGCATACTTCAGAGAGTTATCATGGGTTGATTGAAGCTTTAGGAAAGATCAAACAGTTTAAAATGGTTTGGATTTTGGTTGATGAGTTGAAGAAAAAAGGGTTGTTGTGTAAAGAGTCATTTGCACTTATTTCACGGAGATATGCTCGTGCTAGGAAGGTAAAAGAAGCTATCGAGGCGTTTGAGAGGATGGAGAAATATGGGTTGGTTGTTGAGTTGCAAGATTTTAATAGATTGCTTGATACATTGAGCAAGTCTAGGAATGTTGGGAAAGCACAAGAGGTGTTTGATAAATGGAAGAATAAAaggaaattcaagcctaataTTAAGTCATATACTATATTGTTAGAAGGGTGGGGTGGAGAGAAGAATTTGTTGAGGCTAAATGAAGTTTATCAGGAGATGAAGGCTGATGATATTGAGCCTGATGTCGTGAGCTATGGAATCATGATCCATGCTCATTGCAAGGTTAAAAAGTATGGTGAGGCGATTGAGTTGTTACGCGAAATGGAAAGGAAGAAGATTAGGGTAACCCCTCATGTGTATTGCACGTTGATAAATGGTTTGGGATCGGAGAAAAGGTTGGTTGAGGCTCTTAAGTATTTTGAGCTATATAAGGGTAGTGGTTTTGATCTTGAGGTATTCACGTTTAACGCAATGGTGGGAGCTTATTGCTGGTCTATGCGTATGGACGATGCATATAAGTTACTTGATGAGATGAGGAGAAGTAAGATTGGTCCAAATACGCGAACATATGATATCATTCTTCACCATCTTATAAAGGCCAGAAGAACGAATGAGGCTTATTTGGTGTTTCAGAAAATGAGCAATGATCCTGGCTGCGAACCGACTGTGAGTACATACGAGATAATGGTGAGGATGTTCTGCAATGAGGACCGGACCGATATGGCTCTAAGGGTATGGGATCAAATGAAAGCTAGGGGAGTTCTTCCGGGAATGCATATGTTTTCGACATTGATTAACAGCTTTTGCCATGAGAATAGATTGGATGATGCCTGCACATACTTTCAAGAAATGCTTGATATGGGCATGAGACCTCCACTTCCCTTGTTTGATAATCTAAAACGGGCACTTCCTGAAGAGGGAAAAGAGGATACTGTTAAAGCTTTGTGGAGGAAACTTGAGAAACTAAGGAAAAGCAACTTAGTTGGATAG